In the Arachis stenosperma cultivar V10309 chromosome 8, arast.V10309.gnm1.PFL2, whole genome shotgun sequence genome, CACGCATCATATTGATTACTATAACATTATCTAAAAAGAACATAGAATGTGGTTGCAATCCAACAGCTATACAGTACCATATCCATAAATGATTATTTAAGAAAACAAATCACCATCCAAAGTTGAGACATTGGAAGCTAATTGGAAAAATAGCTTCACTTCCAGCTGAAGCCGCCCTCTTACAAGAATTTCTCTATGCTTGTCATCAATGTTGTCTTCGGCACAGCACCAATCACTGCATCTTTCTTCTCACCATTCTTGAAGATGATGACGGTTGGGATGCTACGGATTCCATACCGGGTAGCCGTGGAAGGGCTCTCATCAGTGTTGAGCTTGTAACACTTGAGCTTCCCAGCATATTCCTTGGCTAGCTCATCGATTATTGGGTGGATCATACGGCAGGGACCGCACCATGGTGCCCAGAATTCGACCAAAACAGGAGTATCGGATTCGAGCACAAGCGATTGCCAATTTGCGTCAGTAATGGGATCCACTGCAATAtccaacaaaacaaaaatacttCAATTACTATTTCTCTCAAACATGCATTGACGAGTGTCTCCAAAAACTTTCAGCAAAAGATTGGTCATGCATCTGCCATTCAGTTCCTCTATTTATGAGGTTATGCTTGGTTGGAGGGTAAAATGGGGTGGAAATTTTGATGGAGCAAAACCAGGAGTAAAAGTAAACTAACACACACATATAGTTCATCTACAAACTTGTCAGTTGTCACCCGTTTTTTGCATACCTAGGAGTTAAAACCTAGAATACAAACATAGCTTCTTTGCACTCTCTCCCCCTTTGAGGGTAGCATCATCCTTGATATAACAGTTCTATTTCATCAATTTTGGCATGAATTCCATACCACCAAGCAAACACTTCACAAACCTTTTATAACACTATAAAGTATGTCAATTTACTAAAGAACTTATCAAATGACTTAACTATACACCTCACTTCTCCAAAGAGACATTTTCACTATCCGTACTGCATACAACGACCTTGAGCTTGATGTTCAACAATCTAATAACCACAATTGAACAAACCCAAACAACCAGTTCCATCCAAGTAAACACTATAACAGGACACAATtaatgattttgatgcaaaagATCCACTTTTAAATACAAGTTCTAGGCAATAAGAATTGCATACAACCACACATTCACCATTTAACACTCATGAAAATACATGCATAACCCTGAATTTTGCTTCCATAATACAAAAAGGAGAGTAACCAAAACccaaagaaattattttttcttttgattaatTGGTGTAAATTTCCTCAAAGTCACAGGATATGCTAATACTGTTAAATTACCAAATTAGGCTTCTTGCTAATAGAGAACTACAACAAGGTCATAGTCAGAtaacaaaatatgaaaatttattCGAACTAATTCATCTGTACCTTTCTTTCCCTATAGAAACAAATATCTATTCGAGAAATGTGCCTACTCACACACAATTACACATACACAAGAAAGGGGAACAAAATTACAAAACaaattttcaaccacataaTGGATTCATTCTTGgaccaaaaaacaaaaacaattcaAACTGTTTTCTAGGCTTTAGTCATTCTATTACATTTGATATTAAACTCACGCGGTAACAATTGCAAATTAACTTGTACAACTAATTAGAACAATTTTAGCAACCAAAAAACGAAGAAGAATAACTTGGCAGAAATCACAAACAAGACATCCACAAAATTCACATACAGTCATACACGAAAGTTCAAGTGTTTAATTCGATAAGCCAACACGAGCTTAAGGTTACTTTTTCCCCCAAATTATTTTCACCAATTCAATAATTTTCCAATTTCCAAAGCAGAAAATAAAAATCTCAAGTATACAACTTCGAAACCGAAACCTAACCTTGGACGGCGGCGGTGTCCTGAGCCTCGCACACGACGCGTCCACCAGCACGTGAGGGAGCAATTCTCGACACGGCGCGACTCGATGAGCCAGAAAAGCGAGTCGAGGTGGCGAGTCTAAGTCCGGCGTGGCGCGGCAGCTTGATGGAACTCCGGCGACCGGAGATGGAGGACACGGTGGTCGGAGCGGAGAGGACGGAGGAGCGAGAGAGGGTGAGGGACTGGAGTTGTACGGTAGCCATGGATGCAGAGGATCGCAGCTCCcgagagagacagagagagagagtgggAAGTGAAGTGAAAAGACTGTGTTGTGATGAATGAACGAGAAAATTGAGGGGAAAAAAAtttcttctctattttttttaattcttattgttattgttgtttatgtttttattacaactttatttatttatttattaatataagtTTTGGATATTATGTTGTGAAATGTGTTTGTGTGGATGAGAAACAAGAAGTGAGAGATGGTGGTGGAAACGAACATCTCGTGCTTTTATCGAGTTGTTTTGATTGGGGGTCcattgaaattgaaatccctGATAGAGTGATAGTTTTTGGTTCCTTCCGGGACATTGAAATGTTtatcaaataaattattaaaatgtttttttttaattcaatttttttgttttttttttaattttattaatcaaattagtgttttagattttttttaatcccTATAATTTGATCAAAATTTAATTAcgattttatattttaatttttatatttaaaattaattagataaaaaataaaagaataagcAAGTGTGAAATTCAAAGtttgatcttattttttttatagaattttttCTTCACAATACGGTATTAGATGAAATCTCACTCTCAGATTTCTTTTCTAATAAACTTTTCACAGAAAATTCAACTTTTTAAAAAAGTCCTTCCATCATTTTCTCTCATTTATTTTGCTTCCTTTTTTTAATTCTCTCTACTTCTTTACGATTCATCTTTAGAATCTTTCTTCAATTCAGCTCCTGAGTTATCATGTCAACCACTCTAGAAGACACGCGTTCTTCGAAACCATCTCCTACTCACATGCTACAACTTTTACCGATTCTTAATGTTCACTCATTTTAGTCCGATGACCATCCGAGGCTAGTGCGAGTTTCACAATCACTTCAAGAAGATAACCACGCTTCTTGGTATCGTTCCATGCGTCTTGCGCTAAGTGAAAAACGCAAATTAGGGTTCATCGATGGTTCTCTACCCAAACCAAATCTAACTTTGAATCTCACACTTTCTGAATCTTGACAATGCGCGAATGATATTGTGTCCATCTCAAAGTACATTGCTGCAAGCGTCATCTATACTGGCTCAATTGCTCTCCTCTAGCAAGATTTGGAAACTCGCTTCTCTCAAAGTAACGCGCCGCGGATTTTTGAGCCGAAGAAATCTCTCATGACACTACAATAAGGTTCTTTAACAATTTTTCAATACTTCACCAAATTGAAGTTTCTTTGGGAAGAATTGAACACTTTTAGACCTCTAGTCACTTGCTCTTGTGGCGGTGTCAAGCCAATTCAAGCATATCTCGATCAAGAGTATGTGATGCTATTTCTGATAGATCTTAACTAGAGGTGGCAAGCGAAGAAGTCCGCTCCGCCCCGACAGAAGCCCGCCCCGTCCCACCTAGTGAGGCGGTCCTAGAATCACACCCCACCCCGCCTAACTGCGGGCTGGCGGGCTAAGCCCGCCAAAGctcctttttttttactattaactactaaataatatatataatttcacaaccatattaataaatttataatttctaaaggcataaaaaattatattttttatattcacaaacattaaaatttttgtaattataaatatctaataaacataattataaaccaaataTTCATCCAAAACGTAATTATAAATATTCTCTctaaagcaaaataaacataatccaaaacataattataaatattgtctccaaaataatataaaaataatctaaaatactcaattttcatcttcatactcttgtaagttgggttgggAGAAGTTggattttggtaaaaaaaaattacaaaaatacccCCTTACAAAAAAAACTAAGCCCGACAGAAAAGTCTGTCCTGCCCCGCTAAAGCTCGCGGTTTAAGCAGTACGGGTTAGGCAGACTTTTGTTTTTTGGCAGTCCCAATTTTTCATCCCAACTCGCTTTTTTTGCGAGTTATGCGGGTCGGTTTGGCGGGTTTAGACCCGTTTGCCATCCCTAGTCTTAACGATAACTTGGTAAATGTGAGAAGTCAAATTTTGCTCTCAGATCCTCTTCCTCCAATTGGCAAGGTGTTCTCCCTAGTTCTGCAAGAAGAAAAACAACCCACACTCACCAGTGCTCAACCAAATCAACACATGGCCTTTGCAGGAAAATACTCACCACACTCACCCACTCCTAAtctcaagcaaaaaaaaaaaaaaaatatcgcCCCTTATGTACTCATTGCGGTTTCTGAGGTCACACTGAAAATAAGTGTTATAAGTTACATAGTTACTCCTCCTGGCTATCTTTAGAACAAGAGCAGTGGCACTAAGAATCATTTGAATCATGTTGCTCAGCTCTCAATTCTTATAAAAAAACTCAACAAAATGCTGATTTTTCTCTCACTGCTACACAATACAACCAGCTTATAGCATTAGTTCAAATACAGCAAGCACTGCAAACAAAGGAGCCATAAATATGTGAGGATAAAATCTTTTCCTCattatatttgaataaaaaagcAGATTCTACCTCTTGGATCATAGATTCAGGAGCTACTATACACATAACCAATTCTTATTTCCTACTTTTGAATCTCAAGCCCTTGAAAAAACCATTATGTAGCCTTACCAAATCACACAAGAATCCGTACCTTATCCATAGGAAACATAGTCATTAACCATTATCTGACCATTCATAATGTCATTTTTATCCCTTCTGAAGGTTGTAGAAGGCTTAGAgaaagggggttgaatctatatCTTCTTTTACTTTAACGATATAAGGCTTAACTTATAAACTTTCAATTTGAATCTGTTTGAACTCAACAGCgaaaaatttatgagacaatttagttttgtctcatgaatatcaaaAAACATAACAGAGCAGGGAAGAGAGAAGCTGACACCATTATGTATCCTGGTTTAGTTGCcttgtgcaatgcaacctacatccagtttCCACCACAATAGTGGTGGAATTTCCACTATagttaaagtattacatacaccaattccatAGGATTGACACAATCCTTTTCTtatcaagttctaacctaacttgacttggctatgctaatacataactcttcactcttagtgctcacccaactaagaaaggggtACCTCACtcgtacaagatacaagacacagaatcaacctaaaaaaaatctgaaatcactctaGGCTTTTCACTCAAGTGTTTCTCTCTGTCTCTTTCCACTCTTAGACTCTTTCAAGAACTCTCTCATTCATCCTTTTacctcaagaaattacagaaagataaatattgaaaagaaaattacaatctataaaacatgaaggagattaaTTCTTCAACAACCTCTTTGGTATGTGATAAACCAGATTTGCTTGCCTCTTATTTAGTTCCTCATTCTGGCGGAATGCTCCTTTGACTAGGAAGTACTGTCCAAGTTGGTGAACTTCTTCAGAGAACTCTTCTCAAAACATAAACCTCAAAAAACTGGTTCTCTCTCCTTGTCTTCAGAATAATgaacaaaattttcttttttgtatctccttgcatgttgttGAGTTGCTCTCTCTTAAGTCAACTCCTTGAGCTGTGTGCTACCAACTTACCACATCATTTTTTCAGGTAATCCCTAAATTAGAAATTTAAGTCTGACTTTCTCTTACTTGACCGAAAGTCTCAGGGAAGCATTCAAGAAAAGTATTTTAATGGCAATCTTACATTTAAACCCTTAAGATACTACTTTATCCCCAAGAAACAAATTTGACCATTGATTTACAGCAGTGGTGAACAGAAATCACTTTCTTCATTTATCTCAATTTGGAGTAGCAAAGAGTttgagaagaagagaagaaaattgGATGCATGCAAAGGGAAATAAATCACCTTTAACTTTAGACTTAGCTTAATATGGTTTGGTTTTTGGTGATTAGACTTTTGCTTTTTAGACTgagctttctctttctttcttcttcgatgaatggcttagagacgaagctctctctctcttctctgaGTTTTGACCGAATAAAAAAGGTGGACGTTACTTTAGTGGAAGCAATTTGGAGGGATTGGCTTGAGAGATAAATTCGGACTTGGGTTGATTCTTTTCTGGTTCAACCCATTTGAattctttgctttgttttctttgggTTTCCATTGTTTTGACAGCCCACCAGCAAATTCATTTTGTTTCATATTAGGTTGCTGCTATGTTTGCTTACTATGGCCTGCATCAGTGaatcaaaaataataaacacTAATTGGGTAATTTTTCCAATAAAATAATGTTTTCCATCAtcaattaatttagttaattactTAACTCAACATCTTCCTTTagaataaatttaatttctatAAGTTCTTTACTAAAATTATCTAATTGCACTGTATTTTTCGTTGATCTATTATTTGTCATACAAGACATGACCTTCAAGAGAGTGATTGGCAGAGGTGGTGAACTTGATGACCTCTTTGGGTTAGAGTCACAACCCACTATTACCAATAATTCTTGTCACATGATTTTCTCTCCTAATGGAGATATATAGCATGCTAGATTAGGACATACTTTTGAGAAAGTCTTGAATAAACTCAAACACACTAAATCTTCTAAACCCATGAAGAATAATTACTCCAAATGTCTAGTTTGTCCTTTAGCTAAATTTAGGTGTTTATCCTTTCAATCAAATAATCATTTCTATAATTCTGTTTTTGATTTGATTCATTGTAGTATTTGGGGACCCTATTGAGTTTCTACTTACAATAACATGAGATATTTtctcattattattgataatcaTTCAAGATTCACTTGGACTTATTTTTGAAGCAAAAATCAGATACTACTAACACTcttatcaattttattaaccTAATTGAAAGATGGTTTAGTGTCAAAGTGAAATAGGTTAGATCTGACAATGCAAAAGAGCTAGCTCTCACTGATTTTCTGCTTTCAAAAGGAATCTTACATCAGTTCTCATGTGtggagagacctgagcaaaattcAGTTATGGAATGCAAGCATCAGCATTTGCTCAATGTCGCAACAACCCTCTTCTTTCAATCCAAGGTGCCAACTGAGTTCTAGGGTGAAAGCATCCTAACAGCTATCTTCTTGGTAAACAGATTGTCCAGTCCACCACTATAATATTGCACTCCCTATAAACATCTCAGAGTTTTTGGGTGTTGCTCATGCATCTACTTTAATGTCTCAGAAAATAAATTTACTCCAAGGAcagtgacaataatttttgttggTTATCTTTCTGGATACAAGGACTAAAAATTGTATGacttaaacaataaaaaaaaaaattatttttcgaGATGTTACTTTCATGGAAGGTGAGTTTTCTTTTTGTAAACTATCCCGTAGCCACTCCTCCCtcagataattttttaaatggaACAACCCAAATTTCATCCCCAATTATAGTCACCACCCCACCAGTCCTTATCACATATAAAGCTGCCCCTTATAATTTCTTGGAAGAGTCCTCATCTCATATCTTTCTCCCTAACCCTGCATTTCCATTTAGACGATCCACCAGACCTACAAAACCACCACAGTATCTTAAAGACTATCAGTGTcaccattttttttatttgtccaAGTCATATAACAGTTTTGTGGCAAACATTGCTACTATACCTGAATCATCTTTCTTTCACCAAGCTATAAAGTATCCGGAATGGAAGAAGGCCATGGATGAGGAATTGAAGGCCATGGAGTCCACCAACACTTGGACATTAGTGCTGCTACTGGCAAGGAAGCATACTATTGGTTGTAGATGGCTGTATAAGGTGAAGTGTAAGACTGATTGATCAATAGAGAGATACAAGACTCGCTTAGTTGGGAAGGATTACATTCAACAAGCGGGAATTGATTATAAAAACACTTTTTTTTCCAATAGCAAAACTCAATACTGTTCAAGTGCTCTTGTTCTTGGCTTCCATTACTAAATAGTGTTTGTTTTAAATACATCTAAATAGCAAAACTCGCTACTGTTCAAGTGCACTTTTTTACAGTTTGAGGAGGTGTACATAGACTTGCCACTAAGGGTGGCAAACGGGCTAGACCGCCCCGCTTTGTCCCACCAAAAGCATGTCATTTGGTGGGCTGATCCACCCTATCCTGTTTAGTGAGACGGTCTTGAATTCTTCCCCTACCCTATCTAACGGTGGATTGGCGGGCTAAGTCCgccaattttctttttttattaattttttattattttttattaataaattattaaatattaaaaaatatatataatttcacaatcattttaataaatttataatttttaaagacaaaaaaattataatttttaattcacaaacattaaaatttttataattctaACTatgtaataaacataatcatcaaccaagttttttgaaacaaaataataaaagcaacattgtaaaaaataatacaaatattGTCAAAAACATGTAATTAAATATCTTCAAGTCTCTAATTAATCAAACATAGAACATAATCCAAATTATAACTTAGAACATCTTcaattataaagaaaaaagcGACGGAGAACCCCAACCCGCCGCACAGAAACCCACCAAATCCCGCGAATTAGGCCGTGCAAGTTAGGTGGATTTTTTAATTATGGCGATTTTAAATTTTCAGCCCAGTCCGTCTATTTTAGCGAGTTATGTGGACCGGTCGAACGGATTTCAtcccgtttgccacccctactTGCCACTTGGTTATAAATGCAAGGATTTTAACCTGGTATGCAGGCTGAACAGGTTGATATATGGTCTCAAACAGGCTTTACGACAATGATTCTACAAGTTTTCTACTACCCTGCTCAACAACAACTTCAAATAATCAAGGAGGGATTTTTCATTGTTTACATATGGCACTGGCAATTACGAGGTCTATCTACTTGTGTATGTAGATGACATAATATTAGCAAGTCCTTCATCTGAGATGGTTCACAAGGTGCAAAAATTGCTCGAGTCACTCTTCAAATTCTTCCTTGGATTGGAGCTGGCCAAATCCTCAGAAGGCATCGTGTTaagtaagaaaaaaaatatactcTGAAAATATTCTTTGTTCACAATATGCAAGCTTCATTAATGCTAAGTCTACTTTCCTACCCATGGAAACCAATTTGAGGATGTGTGCCTCGGATGGTGAGCTACTCCTGACCCAACCGACTATAGACATATGATTGGGAGATCTCACAATCTCACGGCCTCACATCACTTATACTGTCTCTACCTTCAACTAGTTTCTTTCTCGCCCTACCACCACACACCAAAATGCATTGCACCACCTTCTAAGATACTTAAAAGGCATAGCTGGTCAAGAATTGCTTTTCTCAACCAAATCTAATTTGAAGTTCATGGCATATGCTGATGCAGAATAGGCAGGGTGTCCTGACACAAGGAATGTGATTGGCTATTGCGTGTTTATAAGGGATTCTTTGGTGTCTTAAAGATCTAAGAAGCAGCACACAATCTCTAGATCCTCAAGAGAATTTGAGTACAGGGCCATGGTAGTTGTGATTCACAATTTACTATCCACATTGCTTCCAATCCCACCTTTTACGAATGGACTAAGCATATTGAAATCGATTGTcattttgttcaaaaaaaaaaaatagtggcAAAATTTATCAAGCTTATACGCATTAGAACTCAACATTAGCTAACAGACATTTTTACTAAGTCGGTATCTGCAAGGTAGTTCAAAAATCTCATTTCTAAGTTTGGCATAATCAATTTATACATGCCAATTGAGGGGCATATTATGCTTCGTgagtaaattaattaattagaaaaacTAATTAGAAGCTAGTTAGATAATATAGGCAGTTCATTATAAGTCtggttttattttttactaCTCTCTTTGCACTCAAAGCGGCTAACATATATGTACCATTAGTGAGTTGAAATTAATGAATGAAGATTGATTTCTATTTTTCTCATAGAACCTCTCCTTCACGATAATATAGGACAAATTGTCAAATATTTCAAagtgaatattcaaaaattattataaatttttagagataCCCACTAACAAGGACGTAATTAATATTTTGGataaagtatatatttttttaaatatatcttggcggttaaacttttaaaatatttaggatcaattcaacaataatttcacaaaaacaatttttaatataagcaaATCAAATAAAGTTGTCATACATTATTGCTgaattacttttaaattttttaaaaattttgttatcagaaatttatttgatataaatcgaagattttaaaaacaaaattgcaacaaataaaacttaaaaatatttttaaaattttaaataaattttaaagacaaaaaatatattttaccctAATATTTTTCATCTAATTTAGTAATATAAGACTAAGCTTAATAGGAACAAGAGATTTAGTGGCAACACCTGAATGAAATATTATTTAATcgtgaaaattaaattttatttcataattttgaGGGCAAATCACTATATTAAGTCAAGGGagaaaaaaattacaagaaatCCACCAAGCCAAAAACTGGTTTATGAATCAACCAAGAGCTATTTATATATAGTTTGAATCAACCTAATTCGAACTCTAATTACATATAATTCGAATCACACTGATTCGAACTACTCCTACACGCACACACccactaattcgaatcaacctGATTCGAATTGGATGATTCGAATTATACTCACACACGCGCAcatagtaattcgaattgaCCAGATTCGAATTACTCATGATTTAATTCTGCCtattcttttattaaaaaattaataattgattaaaaaaattaataatttaaaaattaaaaaatatatattttatttcatgcattaaaaaaagctaacaaaatatttaattacgagacttctttaaaatattaatgagctatcaatttgaatttaatacaatactcttttgcccatttttaatagctcatgaatatttttttataaatttttttaataaatttatttaaattataccacaaaaaatattttattctatataaaataattaaaaaaatggcttaaaagatgttaggagtagaaaaatttgtaatgtcctaatgatttaagacattaaataaatactctacatagtcaataataatttagaaattaaaaaaaaaatatagttataaccagtatttacctaaattactagaatattacaaacttttatagtattcctaacattttttaagccatttttttaatttttttttgtagaaaATGGCTTAAAATGCCCtttattctatgcaaaataacttttaaaaaaatgacttaaaaatgttaggagtaatataaaagtttgtaatattctagtaATTTAGGTAAATACTGATTATaactatatcttttttaatttttaaattattattgaggagtatttctttaatatcttaagtcattaggacattacaaatttttatagtacacCTAatatcttttaagccattttttaaaattattttgcatagaataaaatattttttgtggtataatttaaataaatttattaaaatatattcagGAGCTATTAAAGTTGGACAAAAGAGtattgtatgaaatttaaattcttagctcattaatattttaaaaaagcttcgtaattaaatattttattaactttttttaatggatgaaataaaatatatattttttaatttttaaattgttaaattttttaatcaattattaattttttaataaaagaatgAGCAGAATTAAATCATGAGTAATTCGAATCTAGCCAATTCGAATTACTATGTGCAGCGTGTGTGAGTGTAATTCGAATCGTCCTGATTCGAATTAGTGGGTGTGTGCGTGTGTGAATAGTTCAAATTAGTGTGATTCGAACTATATATAAATGACTCTTTGGTTGATTCATGAACCAATTTTTGATTTGACAgatttctataattttttcCTCCCATTGACTTAACACAGTGATTTGCCCTAATTTTGATTTCTATTTAGTTTTTCGTTCACattttattatgtttatatttGAGAATTTAAACCCTCCTAATCttttaaatgaataaaatatagtttttattggtaaaatttattaaattttaaaaatatttttaaattttattttattttaatttattttaaaaaaatttaatttgtatcaaatatatcctaactaactaaatttttaagaaactTAGAATTAATCTTGCAATAATATTTGACAACTAGAATCAGTAACAGATCTTTATGTTTAGCTAGtttataaaaaatgttattCTTGTGAAGTTGTTATTGAATTAGTCCTTGTGAGTATCAGTACATCAAAGTATTTTTTTGattgaacaaaaataaaaaaaaaatatgaaaacaGGAACAAAGTAGGTCAAAAATAAATTGACtagaataagaataaattgcattaaatttaaataaagtaATAAATTGCCTTCAACATAATCAAAGGactttgaaattaaaaaaataaagtgccgaatcttaaaaaaaaaaagagaaaaagtaaATGATGGTTGAAAAGTAAATTtgcaaagaaaataaagtttaCAGAAGATGTAAAAACAAATGAAAAGAATCTTACAAAAAATTGactcaaaaaaaatttagtaagtCGCTGAAATGTGAGTATGCATGAGTAATTTTTGAATAGTTCAACTAGGTATCTTTTAAAAGTTGTACAATATTCAGctttttattacaataatttaaaaaataaataaaacaaacacatctaaaaattttaaatagatttagtgtctttttaaaattaaatacacattcaaaatacaaaccaaataaaactgaaatttaaaatttaaatttcaattgtAAATTtctatttcaaatttaatatatttaatgattaatatattacaatttaaatacacatctaaaaatcaaattagttagaatttaaaatttggtaattcTGCTtgcaaaattttagaaaaatttcgTTGAGTTCATTCGTGAactttctttttccacttaataaaaagttctattttttaaaatttatgtataATATTAGAAGTGTCTGTGTTTTTTTAGAGTTGTAATGTTAATCTAATTTGGATGTGTCAATATTTAATTTTGGATGTGTTTATATTGTTCATTATGTTCTTATgtacatatataatttttttttacataagtTTTGGATGTGttgataaaatatttagagtgcattcttataattttggatgtgtatttaaatttaattttggatgtatattaaaaatattttgaataaaatatcaTACTATCAGATgtgttataattaaaaaatagcaTTTATGACCAT is a window encoding:
- the LOC130946405 gene encoding thioredoxin M4, chloroplastic-like, coding for MATVQLQSLTLSRSSVLSAPTTVSSISGRRSSIKLPRHAGLRLATSTRFSGSSSRAVSRIAPSRAGGRVVCEAQDTAAVQVDPITDANWQSLVLESDTPVLVEFWAPWCGPCRMIHPIIDELAKEYAGKLKCYKLNTDESPSTATRYGIRSIPTVIIFKNGEKKDAVIGAVPKTTLMTSIEKFL